The Prevotella sp. E2-28 genome includes the window TGAGCACAGGATTAACAATATTAGCTCTGTCGTATGCAAAGCCATCGCCGTTATTACTAACAAAAATCTTTAGTTGTGTAGCACCGGTTATGTCAGCCTCTAACAGCTTGGATTTTGTTCCTGTACGTGTTATCAGTCCTGAGCGGGCAGCATAGTCATCCTGTTCGTTAGTAAGCGGATTCTGGTCAAATACCATGAAGCGCAAACTTGTCGTAGCATTAGTCTGATTGATGCCTGAATCGTCAGCAGCTCCCATAGCCTTAAAACGTACCACGTCCATGTCAGCAGGTATGGTAAAGAATATCGCAGCATTGGCATCTGTAGAGAAGCCTCTGTCGTATGTCGTTCCCATAACCTTCATCTTTCCGCCGTTATCTACATTCTTGTTCTCATATACGCGGTTGAAATACGACTTTGTATATTGTCGTGTTTTATATGTACCTGTCAGGGGAACCTCGGTACCGTCACGCAATACGAGTGTCGGATTTATCCAGTCACCGTGATCATAGTTGTAGTTATCACCACCGTCATCAACCACAAGCACCAATGTCTTTGAACCTTCCGGCCAAGGGATGTCCATGTCAACAGCATGTCCGTCGGTAGTGTAAGCAACCACCTCTGACTTGTAAAGAGCCTTAGCACCTACCACCCAGCGAGTATTGTCGCGTTGAAACAGAGCCAGATACCTGTTTCCCGTTGCCGGATCGAGAGATGTCCATACCACTTGTCCATTATCCTCGTCGTTTACTACCTGATGAGCATCCTGTCCGTATTTGTGCATCTGGTGATACTCCTCATTATTAAGCAGCGAGAGGGTGAAGGCATCATTCTTTGTCATCTCTCCACCAAAGAACAGAGGTGAGTGGCAAATACCCCACAAGGTCATCATCGTCAGTTGTTCATTATGTGTCAGCCTTGTCCAACGTCCATTGTCGGCACCAGTATATCCATTGTCAGCAATGGTCATAGCAATCTGTCCCAGTGGTAGCATGTCGCAATCGGCATAGTTACCCGGACGGGCATACTTGCTCCATTCATGAGCTTCATTGAAAACGGCATCAACTGCACTCCAGTTATCCCACAGGTCATCCATCATACGCCACATATTGGCATTATCAAGACATTCCTGCGCATACACATACTGTGTCTTGCCAGGTGACAGTGACAGTACTATTGGTCTGCCCGTCTGGTCTATGGCTTTGCGAATCATATGTATCTCGTCGGTATAGAACGGACGTGACAGGTCGTCAATTTTCAGGAAGTCAACGCCCCATTCAGCATACAGGTCCATTATGCTGTTATAGTACATCTGTCCAGCCTCGTTGTTACGCACCAGCAGATTGTCCTTCAGCCATGTGCAAGGAGATGTAGTACCGTTATAGACAGACGACCAAGGAGTTGATTCGCTGCCCTTCAGCTTATAGTTTGAACCAACGACCGACTTCGGCACTCCACGCATTATGTGGATGCCAAACTTCAGCCCCATCTTATGTATGGCATCAGCAAGAGCCTTGAAACCAATATTCTTTCCTTCCTTCATACACGATGGGAAACGGGTTGGTGAAGGCAGATAGCGACCATATTCGTCAAGCACATAATCCTGTGTACCGTTTTGGTTATAGTTACCGCCTCCAAGTGATGGGTGATTGCAATACCATCGTATGTCCACCACGACATATTCCCATCCGTGCCTTACGAGGTCATTATCAACAAGATACTGTGCATTCTGCATCATCTCTTTTTCAGTAACAGAAGAGTAATAGCAGTCCCAAGAGTTCCATCCCATCGGTGGTGTCAGTGCCCATTGGCGGAAAGTAGCCATTTCTTCTTGTGCGTTAATGCTGCCCATAGCAAGCATAACACACCATACTAAAGTAATGAATTTTTTCATAACGATTAGATTTTATTGATTATATTGTAATAGTTTCTGTGTCAAACCTTCTACTGATATTATCTGATGAAATTCATGGGCTGCCAAGCTTCGCGCTCAGGGTAGTCGGGGGTGCCCTCGGCATGAATCTTCTTCAGCAACCATGCCATGTTGTCGGCAAGGGTTCGCATGGTTTGCATACCTTCAGTGTCTTGAGCCGCTTCACCCGGTGTCTGACCATATGCGATGTTCCAGTATTGCGAAGTAACCAGAGGCATGTTCGTCATCTCGAATATCATGTTCATCGTCTGGTATGCAGCCGAAGCACCGCCTCTACGGCATATGGCTACGGCAGCAGCTGGCTTGTTCTGTACGTTGGCACCTGAGAAGAAGGCACGCTGAAGCACTGCCAACACAGCTCCGTTAGGCTGACCGTAATAGACGGGTGAACCCACGATGAACGCGTCGGCTTCATTGAGTTTTTCGACTATACGGTTGCAGATGTCGTCATCGAAGACACATTGTCCCAGTTGTTTTGTCCTACACTGTCCGCAGGCGATGCAGCCGCGGACAGGCTTGTTGCCAAGCTGCATGATTTCCGATTCTACACCGTTATTTTCGAGTTGCTTAGCAATCTCTGAGAGTGCCGTAAACGTATTACCGTTCCGGTTGGCACTGCCGTTTAATAATAGTACTTTCATATGATAAAAATATTAAGAGAATTCAATAATTGCGCTTACTTCTTCGCCTATGGACAAGGAGATGATAATTGTGTTGTCGTGTCTGTAGATGGTAGGAACGAGCATATCGCCAAGTTTTGCTGCCACCCGGTATTCTACCCGAAGACCAGTTACGACGAGGTCTTCCGGCAACAGTTCCATTGCCATGCGGACATAGTTGGCATTGTTCATGTGCTTGTTGTAGTCGATGTCGGCACGTAGCACTTTGATTGGTTCAAGAACCTCGCCACCGTCCTTGGGCAGAATGATGCGGCGATCCTTATAGTCCATGTCCAACTTGGGGTCAAGTGTCATAGACTGGATGGTTGCATCATCCACACGTTTCAGTTTGCCTGCCGCCTTATCAACGAATGCTCCCATGCTCCATGTCTTGTAGCAAGGCTTGCCTTGTGAATCATAGATAAAGGTGTTGCGGAATCCGAACATGAGCTTCATGCCATAGACGGAGGTGGTCACCGTCAGTTCCTCTTTGTAGTCAGGCACACGGATAATCTTAACCTGTCGTGTTGCCAAGAGCTGCGCCATATTTTGCTGCAAGAAGTAGTCCTTGACCTCCGGCTCACTGTCGATCCACATCTCTGAGCAGTCCTGCATCATCTGGAGAGCGGAGTAGAGTTTCAGCTTTCCTTCGCTGTCGCAGGTGCTTGTCGTTACTTTATAATTCAAACTGTGCATGATTATTTCTTCTTTGTTTTAGTATGTTATTCCTTGGCCTTTGCCACCAGTCGCTTGCCCAGTTCGAAGGCTTTTTCGAGGTCGATGGGGAATTGCGTGTCGCGTACCTCTGCCTTGTGAACCTCGCTGAAAGTGGCGGCATCGTAGCGGTCGTAGTTCGGGAACTGATATGTGTCGTAGGAGCATAGTACTTCCGTAGGGCCGAACACACCGAGTTGCTGGGCAGAGGCGTCCATCAGGATATGATAGTTCATCTGACGATATACTTCTTCATTAGGGCAGTTCATCGTATAGATGGTAGCCGAACAGATGCGCTTCAGTACGACGGGCTTGGAATAGTCGGAGTAGTTGACAGCGGGAAACTCCATTCGCTCCATAAAGGCACGTAGTGCTGCTGAGGGGTAGCCGCAATAGTTGGGTGAGCCGCACGCCAGCACGTCGGCCTCCACGGCTTTCTGGAGTATGGGCTGCAGGTCGTCCTTGAAAGAGCAGACACCCTTTTTGCCGCCCTTGACCTTACAAGCGAAACACGACATACAGCCCTTGTAGTTCAGGCT containing:
- a CDS encoding NPCBM/NEW2 domain-containing protein, whose translation is MKKFITLVWCVMLAMGSINAQEEMATFRQWALTPPMGWNSWDCYYSSVTEKEMMQNAQYLVDNDLVRHGWEYVVVDIRWYCNHPSLGGGNYNQNGTQDYVLDEYGRYLPSPTRFPSCMKEGKNIGFKALADAIHKMGLKFGIHIMRGVPKSVVGSNYKLKGSESTPWSSVYNGTTSPCTWLKDNLLVRNNEAGQMYYNSIMDLYAEWGVDFLKIDDLSRPFYTDEIHMIRKAIDQTGRPIVLSLSPGKTQYVYAQECLDNANMWRMMDDLWDNWSAVDAVFNEAHEWSKYARPGNYADCDMLPLGQIAMTIADNGYTGADNGRWTRLTHNEQLTMMTLWGICHSPLFFGGEMTKNDAFTLSLLNNEEYHQMHKYGQDAHQVVNDEDNGQVVWTSLDPATGNRYLALFQRDNTRWVVGAKALYKSEVVAYTTDGHAVDMDIPWPEGSKTLVLVVDDGGDNYNYDHGDWINPTLVLRDGTEVPLTGTYKTRQYTKSYFNRVYENKNVDNGGKMKVMGTTYDRGFSTDANAAIFFTIPADMDVVRFKAMGAADDSGINQTNATTSLRFMVFDQNPLTNEQDDYAARSGLITRTGTKSKLLEADITGATQLKIFVSNNGDGFAYDRANIVNPVLIDADGNETKLTSLNYTSYKSEWGSLHINKNVEGQALRIEGTTYENGLGMNGECTLIYDLPEGHSYKTFKGLCGYDTSCDNDNPSTSGTTMEFFIYATGQNADHVVDLTQFGYAADEKVPVYDIWEKSSVGEAAGTLKVSVPSHGVKLFRLGDNKPNAIKTIEQQEQNKSGFSSEEQCYDLMGRKVQSISHGFYIKKGKKYLVR
- a CDS encoding acyl-[acyl-carrier-protein] thioesterase, whose product is MHSLNYKVTTSTCDSEGKLKLYSALQMMQDCSEMWIDSEPEVKDYFLQQNMAQLLATRQVKIIRVPDYKEELTVTTSVYGMKLMFGFRNTFIYDSQGKPCYKTWSMGAFVDKAAGKLKRVDDATIQSMTLDPKLDMDYKDRRIILPKDGGEVLEPIKVLRADIDYNKHMNNANYVRMAMELLPEDLVVTGLRVEYRVAAKLGDMLVPTIYRHDNTIIISLSIGEEVSAIIEFS
- a CDS encoding flavodoxin family protein → MKALFINGSPRKNGNTAQLLKRAMDGAREAGAEVELVNLYDRSLNYKGCMSCFACKVKGGKKGVCSFKDDLQPILQKAVEADVLACGSPNYCGYPSAALRAFMERMEFPAVNYSDYSKPVVLKRICSATIYTMNCPNEEVYRQMNYHILMDASAQQLGVFGPTEVLCSYDTYQFPNYDRYDAATFSEVHKAEVRDTQFPIDLEKAFELGKRLVAKAKE
- a CDS encoding flavodoxin family protein, which produces MKVLLLNGSANRNGNTFTALSEIAKQLENNGVESEIMQLGNKPVRGCIACGQCRTKQLGQCVFDDDICNRIVEKLNEADAFIVGSPVYYGQPNGAVLAVLQRAFFSGANVQNKPAAAVAICRRGGASAAYQTMNMIFEMTNMPLVTSQYWNIAYGQTPGEAAQDTEGMQTMRTLADNMAWLLKKIHAEGTPDYPEREAWQPMNFIR